The following coding sequences lie in one Polynucleobacter necessarius genomic window:
- a CDS encoding leucyl aminopeptidase: MQFSTKIFPQADLQSPKLLKSSLKTLLGQNTDCLILGYSKVDFDGFSAAKGTNAKAGFLRELDQALGESVNHANIVGDLDSKQATVCLLRAEKSWSTNGVKVKRVLLVSLGDVHLASDRSLSTYSKVARAALKVLSGGSIEAAVWYTPSFALSHKADFIAEEVRLTIQYAGDQAYRFGVRQPAAMKFKAKDKADTFKHLVFAGNEGCAKELKAAVDQGVAMVEGMHLAKDLGNLPPNICTPTYLGKTAQGLSKKTGLKVEVLGLKQIEALGMGSFLSVAKGSATPPQFIVMCHQGGKVGEAPIVLVGKGITFDTGGISLKPGEAMDEMKYDMCGAASVIGTMYSVSLMKLKKNVIGVIPTCENMPSGQATRPGDIVKSMSGQTIEILNTDAEGRLILCDALTYVERFKPAAVIDIATLTGACVIALGHVHSGLFSEDETLVSELTKAGHASLDTVWRLPLDAAYHDQLKSNFADVANIGGRPAGSVTAACFLSRFTEKYKWAHLDIAGTAWKSGAAKGSTGRPVPLLVNFLLERK, from the coding sequence ATTCAATTTAGTACTAAGATTTTCCCCCAAGCTGACCTTCAGAGTCCAAAACTCCTGAAATCCAGTCTTAAGACCTTGCTTGGTCAAAACACCGACTGTTTGATTTTGGGCTACTCCAAAGTGGATTTCGATGGGTTTTCTGCCGCAAAAGGTACTAATGCCAAAGCAGGATTTCTGCGCGAATTAGACCAAGCTCTAGGTGAATCGGTAAATCACGCCAATATTGTTGGAGATTTGGATTCTAAGCAAGCTACGGTATGTTTACTGCGCGCAGAAAAATCTTGGTCTACAAATGGGGTTAAGGTAAAGCGAGTATTGCTAGTGAGCTTGGGTGATGTTCATCTTGCTAGTGATCGTAGCTTAAGTACTTATTCCAAGGTAGCTCGAGCAGCATTAAAAGTACTCAGCGGCGGGTCGATTGAAGCTGCGGTTTGGTATACCCCCAGTTTTGCGCTTTCTCATAAGGCCGACTTTATTGCGGAAGAGGTGCGCCTAACCATTCAATATGCGGGTGATCAAGCATATCGTTTTGGTGTACGTCAGCCTGCTGCCATGAAATTTAAGGCCAAAGATAAGGCGGACACTTTCAAACATTTGGTGTTTGCGGGTAATGAGGGTTGCGCTAAAGAGCTCAAGGCTGCGGTGGATCAAGGCGTAGCGATGGTGGAAGGAATGCATCTTGCTAAAGATCTTGGTAACCTCCCACCTAATATTTGCACTCCAACCTATTTGGGTAAAACTGCGCAGGGTTTAAGTAAGAAGACTGGTCTAAAAGTTGAGGTGTTAGGTCTCAAGCAGATTGAAGCTTTGGGCATGGGCTCATTCCTTTCTGTTGCCAAGGGCTCTGCAACACCACCCCAATTTATCGTGATGTGCCATCAAGGCGGCAAGGTCGGTGAGGCTCCAATCGTTTTGGTTGGCAAAGGAATTACCTTTGATACAGGCGGCATCTCTTTAAAGCCCGGCGAAGCCATGGATGAAATGAAATACGACATGTGTGGCGCTGCGTCTGTGATTGGTACGATGTATTCAGTTTCATTAATGAAGCTCAAGAAGAATGTTATCGGAGTTATACCAACCTGCGAGAACATGCCATCAGGGCAGGCAACACGTCCAGGTGATATTGTGAAGAGTATGTCGGGGCAAACTATTGAGATTCTCAATACGGATGCAGAGGGTCGCCTCATTCTTTGTGATGCGCTTACGTATGTGGAGCGCTTTAAGCCAGCAGCAGTGATTGATATTGCAACCTTAACTGGTGCTTGCGTCATTGCCCTTGGACATGTTCATAGCGGACTATTTTCAGAAGATGAAACTTTAGTTAGCGAGCTCACGAAGGCGGGGCACGCTTCTTTAGATACCGTTTGGCGTTTGCCTTTGGATGCGGCTTATCACGATCAACTCAAATCCAATTTTGCGGATGTTGCCAATATTGGCGGCCGCCCAGCTGGGAGTGTGACAGCAGCCTGTTTCTTATCGCGCTTTACTGAAAAATATAAGTGGGCGCATTTGGATATCGCTGGAACTGCATGGAAGAGTGGTGCTGCCAAGGGTTCAACTGGACGTCCAGTACCACTCTTGGTTAATTTCTTGCTTGAGCGGAAGTGA
- a CDS encoding LysR substrate-binding domain-containing protein: protein MPSATYLAEASTDLLADLDRVLKKTRAKAGVESGQIRLGSMYSLTANIIPRMIMGTKIRRPDLNIDLYLGSNEDLMKRLAEGSVDAVVICCALEKSS, encoded by the coding sequence TTGCCTTCAGCAACTTATTTAGCTGAGGCAAGTACGGATTTATTAGCAGACCTTGACCGTGTTTTAAAAAAGACTAGGGCAAAAGCAGGAGTGGAAAGCGGGCAAATTCGTTTGGGGTCCATGTACTCCTTAACTGCCAATATTATTCCCCGCATGATTATGGGAACCAAAATCCGTAGACCTGATTTGAATATCGATTTATATCTTGGGTCGAACGAGGATTTAATGAAAAGGCTGGCTGAGGGAAGCGTGGACGCGGTAGTGATTTGCTGTGCTCTCGAAAAATCTTCCTGA
- a CDS encoding helix-turn-helix domain-containing protein yields MLNDELTLQKLEILCSFVRTGSFSKTAEELHLSSVSIHKALHSLESG; encoded by the coding sequence ATGTTGAATGATGAGCTCACTCTACAGAAGTTGGAAATCCTCTGTTCGTTTGTGAGGACGGGAAGTTTTTCTAAAACCGCTGAAGAGTTGCACTTAAGCTCAGTGAGCATACATAAGGCATTGCATTCCCTTGAGTCTGGGTAG
- a CDS encoding DNA polymerase III subunit chi — MARIDFHSNVADKLEYACRLTRKIWSSTLEGQPVRNIVMVGERADLQKLNELLWAFSNTDFLPHCFIEDEAAAETPIVLTDDFVSPALNSVPHADILIHLGMRMPANVPALVERFPRIVEVVTVNEAERLAGRERYKAYRELGHELNNFYQSKS, encoded by the coding sequence ATGGCCCGAATCGATTTTCATAGCAATGTTGCGGATAAGCTGGAATACGCTTGTCGTTTAACCCGCAAGATTTGGAGTTCTACGCTTGAAGGCCAACCGGTGCGGAATATTGTGATGGTTGGAGAGAGGGCTGATCTTCAAAAGCTCAATGAACTCCTTTGGGCATTTAGTAATACTGATTTTTTGCCACACTGTTTTATAGAGGATGAAGCTGCTGCAGAAACACCAATCGTTTTGACAGATGACTTTGTTTCTCCTGCGCTCAATAGTGTTCCTCATGCTGATATCTTAATTCATTTGGGAATGCGCATGCCTGCGAATGTTCCGGCCTTGGTTGAAAGATTTCCTAGAATAGTTGAGGTAGTAACAGTGAATGAGGCAGAGCGTTTGGCTGGTCGCGAACGTTATAAAGCTTATCGAGAGTTGGGGCACGAATTAAACAACTTTTACCAATCTAAAAGTTAA
- the lgt gene encoding prolipoprotein diacylglyceryl transferase, translating to MLIHPQFDPAAIRIGSFAIHWYGLMYLMAFAQFLLLGRLRIKTPRYQALGWTYKDLEDLLFAGVLGVVLGGRLGYTLFYMPGFYLSHPMSIFKIWEGGMSFHGGLLGVLVTLYWFAKKRKTTFFVVSDLVAPLVPFGLAFGRLGNFINGELWGRPTDLPWAMIFPMVDSIPRHPSQIYQLFDEGIFLGLALWVYAGRPRRVGQVSGFFLLGYGVCRFLAEYAREPDAFLGLLGLGLSMGQWLCIPMMVFGAYLMTTFKSKSV from the coding sequence ATGTTGATTCATCCTCAGTTTGATCCAGCTGCGATTCGTATCGGATCTTTTGCCATTCACTGGTATGGCTTGATGTATTTAATGGCTTTTGCTCAGTTCTTACTCTTAGGGCGTTTGCGAATAAAAACTCCACGGTATCAAGCCTTGGGATGGACCTATAAAGACTTAGAGGATTTACTGTTTGCTGGTGTGCTTGGCGTAGTTCTTGGTGGGCGCCTGGGTTACACCCTGTTTTACATGCCTGGATTTTATTTATCTCATCCCATGAGTATTTTTAAGATCTGGGAAGGTGGCATGTCCTTTCATGGGGGCTTACTGGGTGTGTTAGTTACGCTTTACTGGTTTGCGAAAAAGCGCAAGACTACCTTTTTTGTGGTGAGTGATTTAGTTGCCCCATTAGTACCTTTCGGTTTAGCTTTTGGTCGCCTTGGTAACTTTATTAATGGTGAGTTATGGGGTAGGCCGACCGATCTTCCATGGGCGATGATTTTTCCAATGGTTGATTCTATTCCACGACATCCTTCACAGATTTATCAACTGTTTGACGAAGGCATCTTCCTTGGGCTTGCTTTATGGGTCTATGCAGGTAGACCAAGGCGCGTTGGCCAAGTGTCTGGATTCTTCTTGTTGGGTTATGGAGTCTGCCGCTTCTTAGCTGAATATGCTCGTGAACCAGATGCCTTCTTAGGTCTCCTTGGGCTGGGCTTGTCGATGGGTCAATGGCTATGTATACCAATGATGGTTTTTGGTGCCTATCTCATGACTACTTTTAAATCTAAAAGTGTCTGA
- a CDS encoding LysR substrate-binding domain-containing protein, whose amino-acid sequence MVPLFEDQLFLASSKATKPAQAHVDLSDYEGEKFLTLQDGFATRSGFYEAFQLAGFKPHVVMKVGGYLLSDEYGLWRSWENPLARSCESINGRCH is encoded by the coding sequence GTGGTCCCATTATTTGAAGACCAGTTGTTTTTGGCCTCTTCTAAAGCAACTAAGCCCGCTCAAGCACATGTAGATTTGTCTGACTATGAGGGCGAAAAATTTCTCACCCTACAAGATGGTTTTGCCACGAGATCAGGTTTTTATGAGGCCTTTCAGTTAGCCGGATTCAAGCCTCATGTTGTGATGAAGGTGGGGGGATATCTTCTCTCTGATGAATATGGTCTCTGGAGATCTTGGGAGAACCCTCTTGCCAGGTCGTGTGAGAGCATTAATGGGCGATGCCATTGA